A genomic segment from Acidobacteriota bacterium encodes:
- a CDS encoding NADH-quinone oxidoreductase subunit F (part of NADH-ubiquinone oxidoreductase complex I; shuttles electrons from NADH, via FMN and iron-sulfur (Fe-S) centers, to quinones in the respiratory chain; NuoF is part of the soluble NADH dehydrogenase fragment, which represents the electron input part of NADH dehydrogenase), which translates to MTEKILTRNIHKENSTSIDVYESGGGYQALRKMFREMSPDQLIDEVKKSGLRGRGGAGFPTGLKWSFMPKEKTQPHYLLMNADESEPGTFKDRLLMEKDPHLVVEACMTSGYSMKADAVYIYIRGEFVEATLTLEKAVREAYAKGYC; encoded by the coding sequence ATGACCGAAAAAATCCTCACCCGAAACATCCACAAGGAAAACTCGACGTCGATCGACGTCTACGAGTCCGGTGGCGGCTATCAGGCGCTGCGCAAGATGTTCAGGGAGATGTCCCCGGACCAGTTGATCGACGAGGTCAAGAAGTCCGGTCTTCGGGGGCGTGGCGGCGCGGGCTTCCCGACGGGACTGAAGTGGTCTTTCATGCCGAAGGAAAAGACCCAGCCCCACTACCTGCTGATGAATGCCGACGAATCCGAGCCGGGAACCTTCAAGGACCGTCTGTTGATGGAGAAGGATCCGCATCTCGTTGTCGAGGCCTGCATGACTTCGGGGTATTCGATGAAGGCCGACGCGGTCTACATCTATATCCGCGGCGAATTCGTCGAGGCCACGCTCACGCTGGAGAAGGCGGTGCGAGAGGCCTACGCCAAGGGCTACTGCG
- a CDS encoding NAD(P)H-dependent oxidoreductase subunit E yields the protein MFGAEFESKVDGIVKRYPEKKAAMLPVLWEVQKSKGWIDSDSEAWVAERLGTTPAHVHGCVTFYTMYKQKPSGRHHIQVCTTLSCMLRGSDELVEHLKGKLGIQEGEVTADGKFSLVRVECLGSCGTAPMFQLNDDYHEDLTLDQVDRLLEKLD from the coding sequence ATGTTCGGTGCCGAGTTCGAAAGTAAGGTTGACGGAATCGTCAAACGCTACCCGGAGAAGAAGGCGGCCATGCTGCCGGTCCTCTGGGAGGTACAGAAGAGCAAGGGCTGGATCGATTCCGACTCCGAGGCGTGGGTCGCCGAGCGGCTCGGGACGACGCCCGCGCATGTCCACGGCTGCGTCACGTTCTACACGATGTACAAGCAGAAGCCGTCGGGCAGGCACCACATCCAGGTGTGCACGACGCTCTCCTGCATGTTGCGGGGCAGCGATGAGCTGGTCGAACATCTGAAGGGCAAGCTCGGGATCCAGGAGGGTGAAGTTACCGCAGACGGTAAGTTCTCGCTGGTCCGCGTCGAGTGTCTCGGCTCGTGCGGCACGGCGCCGATGTTTCAGCTCAACGACGACTATCACGAGGACCTGACCCTCGATCAGGTCGACCGACTCCTCGAAAAACTGGACTGA
- the nuoD gene encoding NADH dehydrogenase (quinone) subunit D: MGPSHPATHGVLQLVLQLEGERVVKCVPHLGYLHRGMEKIAENRTYLQFIPYTDRMDYLAPLASNVGFALAVEELIGVTVPERCQVIRVICCELARIGAHLLWLGTHALDLGAATVFFHTFKDREWHYDLVEDLTGARLTTSFTRIGGLMHDVTDPWLGRMREFVDAFPGRVDAFESLLTNNTIWLQRTQGVGAINTEDAIDYGMTGPSLRATGLEQDLRKSRPYSGYENYEFDIPCGTEGDIYDRYLVRIEEMRQSVRILDQALKNLPDGPINIDDPKIVLPEKKRVLTSMEELIHQFILVTEGVGCPAGEVYHSTEAPKGELGFYIVSTGEASPYRLRIRSPSFNNIATLPHLVEGGLVADVIANIASLDPVMGEVDR; the protein is encoded by the coding sequence ATGGGGCCGTCCCATCCGGCAACCCATGGCGTGTTGCAGCTGGTGTTGCAGCTCGAGGGTGAACGGGTCGTCAAGTGTGTTCCCCACCTTGGCTACCTCCACCGCGGTATGGAGAAGATCGCCGAGAATCGCACCTACCTGCAGTTCATTCCCTATACCGATCGGATGGACTACCTGGCGCCGTTGGCGTCCAACGTCGGCTTCGCGCTGGCCGTTGAGGAGTTGATCGGCGTGACGGTCCCCGAACGCTGTCAGGTGATCCGTGTGATCTGCTGCGAGTTGGCGCGGATCGGCGCCCACCTGTTGTGGCTCGGCACGCACGCGTTGGATCTGGGCGCGGCGACGGTTTTCTTCCACACCTTCAAGGACCGCGAGTGGCACTACGATCTGGTGGAGGATCTCACCGGCGCACGGCTGACGACCTCCTTCACCCGGATCGGCGGGCTCATGCACGACGTCACGGATCCGTGGCTCGGTCGGATGCGAGAGTTTGTCGACGCCTTCCCCGGCAGGGTCGACGCCTTCGAGTCGCTATTGACCAACAACACGATCTGGTTGCAGAGAACCCAGGGTGTCGGCGCGATCAACACGGAAGACGCCATCGACTATGGCATGACCGGGCCGTCCTTGCGGGCGACCGGCCTCGAGCAGGATCTTCGCAAGAGCCGCCCCTACTCCGGCTACGAGAACTACGAGTTCGACATCCCCTGCGGCACCGAGGGCGACATCTACGATCGCTATCTGGTGCGGATCGAGGAGATGCGACAGTCGGTACGGATCCTCGATCAGGCGTTGAAGAACCTGCCCGATGGCCCGATCAACATCGACGACCCCAAGATCGTCCTCCCGGAAAAGAAACGCGTGCTGACCAGCATGGAGGAACTGATCCATCAGTTCATCCTGGTCACCGAAGGCGTCGGTTGCCCGGCCGGCGAGGTCTACCACTCGACCGAGGCGCCGAAGGGCGAACTGGGCTTCTACATCGTCTCGACCGGCGAGGCGTCGCCCTACCGACTGCGGATCCGTTCTCCCAGCTTCAACAACATTGCCACCCTGCCCCATCTGGTCGAAGGCGGCCTGGTGGCGGATGTCATCGCAAACATCGCAAGCCTCGATCCCGTCATGGGCGAGGTTGACCGCTGA
- a CDS encoding NADH-quinone oxidoreductase subunit C translates to MADGKRAIDAMIQRFGDRVRHGGEHQGQHWCTLDAENLLEIAAWLRDEPEMDYRYLVDVTGAHFPDETPPMEMIYHLYSHKHDDYLRIKLRTGDEGPVPSLSSVWKSADWNERETYDMFGIRFDGHPDLRRILMPDDYTEYPLRKELPLFRG, encoded by the coding sequence GTGGCAGACGGCAAGCGCGCGATTGACGCCATGATCCAACGATTCGGCGACCGCGTTCGGCACGGCGGCGAACACCAGGGACAACACTGGTGCACCTTAGACGCCGAGAATCTCCTGGAGATTGCCGCGTGGCTTCGTGACGAACCCGAGATGGACTATCGCTATCTCGTCGATGTCACCGGCGCCCACTTCCCCGATGAGACGCCGCCGATGGAGATGATCTATCACCTCTACAGCCACAAGCACGACGACTATCTGCGCATCAAGCTTCGGACCGGTGACGAAGGGCCGGTGCCGTCGTTGTCCTCCGTGTGGAAGTCCGCCGACTGGAACGAGCGGGAGACCTACGACATGTTCGGGATTCGATTCGACGGTCACCCGGACCTGAGACGGATCCTGATGCCCGACGATTACACCGAATATCCGTTGCGGAAGGAGCTGCCCCTCTTCAGGGGCTAG
- a CDS encoding NADH-quinone oxidoreductase subunit A → MAETRLSLLMMVVTAAAMGGGMLVISHLLGRVKGTRLDLTPYECGMKPYERMDGHRYSIHFYLVAMLFILFDIEAAFLWPWAATFRAFADNKMFALGEMGVFLGILVVGFVYVWQRGALEWD, encoded by the coding sequence ATGGCTGAAACACGGTTGTCACTACTGATGATGGTCGTCACCGCCGCTGCGATGGGCGGTGGCATGCTCGTCATTTCTCACCTGCTGGGTCGCGTCAAGGGAACACGACTCGATCTCACACCGTACGAGTGCGGCATGAAGCCGTACGAACGGATGGATGGTCACCGCTACTCGATTCACTTCTATCTCGTGGCGATGTTGTTCATCCTGTTCGACATCGAGGCCGCGTTCCTCTGGCCGTGGGCGGCGACGTTCCGTGCGTTCGCAGACAACAAGATGTTTGCTCTCGGCGAGATGGGCGTGTTTCTTGGCATCCTGGTCGTCGGGTTTGTCTATGTCTGGCAGCGCGGCGCGCTGGAGTGGGACTGA
- a CDS encoding tetratricopeptide repeat protein yields the protein MNIRTRLAILTALSMLLTVGLVSADWEQAMSDYKAGRFGESAAAFQALVDDSPNYDFGYYMLGQSFVKLKKNSDAESNFQKAIELNGEKFEYHYGLATAYFNRKQYAKTVSALKSAESLASAPNLQLLLYKLRGFSNSGMKHWSEAIDDLEKARAIKSSPAVLDRLGSAYYELGHIDKALPVLQSAVSANPSSPALMLRLTNALIDTAAETRDESGKISTYGKALDAAKRYKALKPDDADSHNLVGRSALGNKQYAVAENAFKEVLSRKKDHCYAMVNLGKVYTAQKSWKEAESILRDAATCAPRLPVIYETLGFALQKQKRLDEAITTYEKAMAIHPSSGTQSLIDTCKKNIAIEQENKGMDAAEREAAEAKRIADEEFAEAERKRKEWEKKREQN from the coding sequence ATGAACATCCGAACACGACTCGCGATCCTTACCGCGCTTTCGATGCTGTTGACCGTCGGCCTCGTTTCTGCCGATTGGGAACAGGCGATGAGCGATTACAAGGCCGGTCGGTTCGGTGAGTCCGCTGCCGCGTTTCAGGCGCTGGTCGACGACTCTCCCAACTACGATTTCGGCTACTACATGTTGGGCCAGTCCTTCGTCAAGTTGAAGAAGAACTCCGACGCCGAGTCCAACTTCCAGAAGGCGATCGAGCTGAACGGTGAAAAGTTCGAGTACCACTACGGACTCGCCACGGCCTACTTCAATCGCAAGCAATACGCCAAGACCGTCTCTGCGCTGAAGAGCGCGGAGAGTCTCGCGTCGGCACCGAACCTTCAACTGCTTCTTTACAAGCTCCGTGGTTTTTCCAATTCGGGCATGAAGCACTGGTCCGAGGCCATCGACGACCTCGAGAAGGCCAGGGCCATCAAGTCCAGCCCGGCGGTCCTCGATCGTCTGGGTTCGGCGTACTACGAGCTGGGACATATCGACAAGGCGTTGCCGGTCCTCCAGTCGGCGGTCTCCGCCAACCCCAGCAGTCCCGCGTTGATGCTGCGATTGACCAATGCGTTGATCGATACCGCCGCAGAGACCCGCGACGAGTCGGGCAAGATCTCGACCTACGGCAAGGCTCTGGACGCCGCCAAGCGCTACAAGGCCCTGAAGCCCGACGACGCCGACAGCCACAATCTGGTCGGGCGCTCGGCGCTGGGGAACAAGCAGTACGCGGTCGCGGAGAATGCCTTCAAGGAGGTTCTCAGCCGCAAGAAGGACCATTGCTACGCCATGGTCAACCTCGGCAAGGTCTACACCGCCCAGAAGTCCTGGAAGGAGGCCGAGAGCATCCTTCGAGACGCCGCGACCTGTGCTCCCCGTCTGCCCGTGATCTACGAGACCCTGGGTTTCGCGCTGCAGAAGCAGAAGCGGCTGGATGAGGCGATCACGACCTATGAGAAGGCGATGGCCATCCATCCGTCGTCGGGGACTCAGAGCCTGATTGACACCTGTAAGAAGAACATCGCCATCGAGCAAGAGAACAAGGGCATGGACGCCGCGGAGCGGGAAGCCGCCGAAGCCAAGCGCATTGCCGACGAAGAGTTCGCGGAAGCTGAGCGGAAGCGAAAAGAGTGGGAGAAGAAGCGGGAGCAGAACTGA